In Funiculus sociatus GB2-C1, the genomic stretch CCAAGAGCCTCTTACGACTGTAGAGTGGGACGTGGTAATTTGCGGCGGCACCTTGGGAATTTTAATTGGTACAGCGTTAGCACAATTAGGTTGGCGAGTTGCCTTAATTGAAAGGGGAATATTGCGGGGTAGAGAGCAAGAATGGAATATTTCGCGCCAAGAATTAGAAGTATTTTTGGAATTGAGTCTGCTTTCAGAGGCAGAATTAGAGAAAGCGATCGCTACCCAATATAACCCCGCCCGCGTCAGCTTCCTGGGTGGCTCTGAAGTTTGGGTGCGCGACGTTTTAAACATCGGCATTGACCCTGTTTTTCTCCTGGAAACCCTCAAATCAAAATTTCTAGCTGCTGGTGGTAAACTTTTTGAAAGCACCCCATTCGCAGGAGCAGTTGTTCACCCAGATGGCGTTATAGTAGAGGCTGCTGGTGGCTTAAAAACGCGGTTACTACTAGATGCAATGGGTAATTTTTCGCCCATTGTCCAGCAAGTGAGACAAGGAGAAAAACCGGATGGTGTTTGCTTAGTTGTAGGTAGCTGCGCCAAAGGATATCCGCACAATGAAACAGGCGATCTGATCGCATCTTTCACCCCAATTCAGAACCAATGCCAGTATTTTTGGGAAGCCTTTCCAGCACGAGACGGCAGAACTACGTATTTATTTACCTATCTGGATGCTGACAACAGCCGCCCCAGTTTAGAATTTTTCTTTGAAGAATACCTGCGTTTGTTGCCAGAATATCAAAGCGTAGAACTTTCCCAACTGCAATTTGAAAGAGTTCTGTTTGGCTTCTTTCCCTCCTATCGCAAAAACCCAATTAGAATGCCTTGGAATCGGATTTTGCCAGTGGGAGATAGCAGTGGAAACCAATCTCCCGTAAGCTTTGGCGGATTTGGGGCGATGGTGCGGCATCTGAAACGATTAACAGAAGGCATTCACGAAGCTTTACAAACAGATGCACTTTCGCAGAATGCTTTGGCACTTTTGCAACCTTATCAGCCCAACATTGCCGTAACGTGGCTGTTTCAGCGAACGATGGGCGTAGGTGTCGATCAAAAAGTTGATCCAAATCAAATAAATCAGCTTCTTTCGGGAGTGTTTCAGGCGATGGAACAATTAGGGGACGACGTTTTACGCCCATTTTTGCAAGATGTCGTCCAGTTTCCCGCCTTGACCAAAACGCTAATTAAAACCTTATTCACCAAGCCGGGAATAGTGCTTCAAATCATTCCCCAGGTGGGCTTGGTGATGCTGCTAGATTGGATGGTTCACTACATTAACCTGGGAACCTATACCGCCTTAGATAGGCTAGGAACAGCCTTAGAACCGTTTCGGAAAAAGTTGCTGCCCCTCGGTAGATATTACTGCGATCGCTACTGCCAAGCTTGGCAGTACGGTTCCGGAAGCGACTACAGAAAATAGTTGTCATCACCGGAATCAGCCTATTTGCTGCTGTTGAATAAAATATTCTTGCCGCCTCTTGTCTATCGGTTATAACAGGGCTAGGGAAAATTATGAGCTTAAGGGATAAGAACATGATTCAGCGAAAATTTCAGGCAACACAATATTTTGGTGTGTTAATGCAGTTGTTGCGCGATCGCTCCAGTTTTATGGAAGAAATTCGCCAAGGCGTAAGGCTTCCCAGCAAAATCATCTCCCTACTCGTTTGCAGCTCCATATTTTTTGCCTTTTACGGCGCGATTATTGGTTCATCTCATAGTGTTTTACAAGCCTTATCCTCAGCTTTCAAACTCCCATGCCTTTACTTGATGACGCTGATACTTTGTTTACCGACATTGTACTTTTTTAGTATTATTTTCGGTTCCAGCAGAAGTATTGGACAGTATTTTGCCATATTGATGACGTGTGTAGCGGTAATTAGCGTTCTCTTATTTAGTTTGGCACCAGTCACACTATTTTTTATGATTACTGCCTACAACTACCAATTTTTTAAATTGTTAAATGTTTTCATGTTTGCCGTTACCGGATTTATTGGCATTACTTTCCTGTATCAAGGTATGCAGTCAATGTCTGAGCCAGATAAAGAAGGACAAGATACCCGGACAAACATTTTGAAATTTTGGTTGGTACTTTATGCTTTAGTTGGCTGTCAACTGGGTTGGACGCTTAGACCATTTTTTGGTTCTGCTGGAGATTTTGAAGTATTTCGAGGAATGCAAGGAAACTTTTATCTAGATATTGTGAAAGCAATTGGAGAAATTCTGGGATTCAATTAATAAGTTTTTACAGTTAATAGTTTTATCGCAATTTAAGGGTTAGGGGCGATCTGTAGGGACATGGCAATGCCATGTCCTTAGCAAGGTGACGGGAACAGCCGAGCCAAATATTGCCAGATTGCTAAGGGGAAGATACGCCACCCCTCAGCAAACTAGCCTACACCAGATGTTTATTTTAATTATGTCTACCTACTTATCAACTCATCAAGAGATTTATCAGTTTTTGAGTGGTGCAATAAGGGACGGTTTATTATCAGCTACCAGAACAGTAGTTGTTAATCCTATTCACCAAATATTTCTCTGGATTATAGGATTTTTGCAAGTTTTTAAACCCGACATCAACTGCGGTAAAATCTCTTTTTTTAAGAGCAACAACATAGTCGCGGGTGGATTTACTACTATCTCGATACATCTTGGTAAAATCGGCTTTAAACTTTTTTAGCTGCTCGTCGTTGACTTTGACAGCTTCCATTTCTTGAGCTGCTTTGTTCCAGATATCCGCTGTTTTGAGTAGAGCTTCCGAAGAGCTATTTCTACCACCATCGGTGACGGTTTTTATTTCATTAACCGTCCCATTGGTAATCTGGAAGATTTTTTGACACTGGGTAATTTTGCTGCCGCTACAACTAACACTCAAAAAACTAACGACAGCAGTTATAGGAAGTATGACAGCATACTTGCGAAGAAAGTGCATGAAAACTCTCCATTTGGAGTATATTGGTACTTCCACTTTTTTCCCGTTGCCCCAGTGCCAATCGGGACACAGTAAAGAAGTTGACCGATTTTATGGTTCGGTATGGTCTTCGGATGCAACGATTGCATCGACAAGGCGTTGTAAAGCTACTGTAAGCTGCGTTAGCCGCATTAGAGAATCATCCTGAGTTTCTGCTAGAGTTTGCACTGCGTCACTCAAGGCAAAGATTTGATAGTGCTGTTGTTGCACTTGATGCCCTTGTTCTTGTACTTGAATTGTCAGAGCATCCACCCGGTCAGTAAGACGATCAATTGTCTCGGTTGTGGCAAGTACCGCTTCCGCGATTTGTTCAACAATCGATTCTAACCGCCTTAATCTGACTTCTACTCCAGAATTATCCATGTCGCTGCTGATGCCATTGCCAAGCGTCAGCAACGATTTTACTCAAGTCTGCGTATTGAGGACACCAACCGAGAGTTTTTTTGGCTTTGTCGCTGCTGCCGACTAAAATAGGAGCGTCTCCGGGACGGCGATCGCATTCTATCGCTTTGATCTCACGTCCAGTTACAGTTTGGGCTGTGTTAATCACTTCTCTGACTGAGAAGCCGTTGCCGTTGCCTAAGTTAAACACATCGCTTTTTCCCCCTTCCAACAGATACTTTAAGCCTAAAACGTGGGCATCTGCTAGATCGCTGACGTGGATGTAGTCTCGAAGACAGGTGCCATCGGGTGTATCGTAATCGGTGCCTAAAATAGAGATCGATTCCCGTTTCCCTAGAGCTGTCTGTAACACGAGAGGGATCAGGTGAGTTTCCGGGTTATGATCTTCACCTAGTAACCCGTCGGGGTTAGCACCGCTGGCATTGAAGTAGCGAAAAGCGACTGATTTTAAGCCGTAGGCGAAATCAAAATCTGCGAGAATTTTCTCAACCATCCACTTACTCGTCGCATAGGGACTGAGAGGATTTTGGGGATGATGTTCGGTCATCGGCACTTCCTGCGGCATTCCGTAGATGGCGCAAGTCGAAGAAAAGACAAACTTGTTGATGTTTGCCGCCACCATTGCTTCTAGCAAGGTGAGTGTGCCGTTGACGTTGTTGCGGTAGTATATGGCTGGGTTGGTTACAGACTCTCCCACGGCAATATAGGCGGCGAAGTGCATGACTGCGGCAATGTTGCGAGTGGCGAACAGGTTGTCGAGGAGAGCGCGATCGCTTGTATCTCCAACCACTAGCTCTACCTTGAGTACATTTTCCACCAGTTCCCGATGTCCGTACACCAGGTTATCCAGCACTACCACCTCATAGCCTGCATTTAACAGAGCTAGTACGGCATGGGTTCCGATATATCCAGCTCCACCAGTTACTAAAATCGTTTGTTTGGCTTGCGACA encodes the following:
- a CDS encoding FAD-dependent oxidoreductase — protein: MSLTEQILSQLPGNPLDGLRQVDSLWQAIKEDTLPIPMVVKNSQEPLTTVEWDVVICGGTLGILIGTALAQLGWRVALIERGILRGREQEWNISRQELEVFLELSLLSEAELEKAIATQYNPARVSFLGGSEVWVRDVLNIGIDPVFLLETLKSKFLAAGGKLFESTPFAGAVVHPDGVIVEAAGGLKTRLLLDAMGNFSPIVQQVRQGEKPDGVCLVVGSCAKGYPHNETGDLIASFTPIQNQCQYFWEAFPARDGRTTYLFTYLDADNSRPSLEFFFEEYLRLLPEYQSVELSQLQFERVLFGFFPSYRKNPIRMPWNRILPVGDSSGNQSPVSFGGFGAMVRHLKRLTEGIHEALQTDALSQNALALLQPYQPNIAVTWLFQRTMGVGVDQKVDPNQINQLLSGVFQAMEQLGDDVLRPFLQDVVQFPALTKTLIKTLFTKPGIVLQIIPQVGLVMLLDWMVHYINLGTYTALDRLGTALEPFRKKLLPLGRYYCDRYCQAWQYGSGSDYRK
- a CDS encoding actin-binding WH2 domain-containing protein; protein product: MIQRKFQATQYFGVLMQLLRDRSSFMEEIRQGVRLPSKIISLLVCSSIFFAFYGAIIGSSHSVLQALSSAFKLPCLYLMTLILCLPTLYFFSIIFGSSRSIGQYFAILMTCVAVISVLLFSLAPVTLFFMITAYNYQFFKLLNVFMFAVTGFIGITFLYQGMQSMSEPDKEGQDTRTNILKFWLVLYALVGCQLGWTLRPFFGSAGDFEVFRGMQGNFYLDIVKAIGEILGFN
- the galE gene encoding UDP-glucose 4-epimerase GalE, whose translation is MSQAKQTILVTGGAGYIGTHAVLALLNAGYEVVVLDNLVYGHRELVENVLKVELVVGDTSDRALLDNLFATRNIAAVMHFAAYIAVGESVTNPAIYYRNNVNGTLTLLEAMVAANINKFVFSSTCAIYGMPQEVPMTEHHPQNPLSPYATSKWMVEKILADFDFAYGLKSVAFRYFNASGANPDGLLGEDHNPETHLIPLVLQTALGKRESISILGTDYDTPDGTCLRDYIHVSDLADAHVLGLKYLLEGGKSDVFNLGNGNGFSVREVINTAQTVTGREIKAIECDRRPGDAPILVGSSDKAKKTLGWCPQYADLSKIVADAWQWHQQRHG